ATGAATAGTATAGAAAAAATGAAAAAAAATGGAACTTTCGATACTTTATCTAAAAAAGAACGATTATTAATAAATAGATTATATGCAAAATTATACAGAAATTTAGGAAGTATTTCTTTTATGAATCATCTTCCAGGTGGTATTTTTTTAATAGATCCATTGAAAGAAAAAATAGCTTTATCAGAATCTATAAAATTAAATATTCCTATTTTTGCTATGGTAGATACAAATACAGATCCAAATGGGATAGATTATCCTATACCATCCAATGATGATTCTTCTAAATCTATTGATATGATTTTACAATTTATTACAAAATCAATTCAACAAGGTCTTTTATTATTAAAAAACAATGAACGTGAAGAAAAAGAATTTATAAACGAAAAATTATGAAAATTTCAATTTTTCAAATTTATAAATTAAGAAAAATTACTGGTATTGGAATAATGGATTGCAAGATTGCTTTAACCAAAACAAATGGAAATTTTGAAAAAGCTATCGATTTTTTAAGAAAAAAAGGAGAAAAAATAGCTATAAATCGTTCTTCTTTGAAAGTTAAAGAAGGTGCAGTTATATCTTTTATAAATGTAGATCAAACATCTGGTACTATTATTGGTTTAAGTTGTGAAACCGATTTTCTTTCCAGAAGTTCGGATTTTTTAAATTTTTTATCCAAATTATCTGAAAAATCATTTTTATACAATACAAAAGAAGATTTTTTATCTAGTTTAGATCATGGACAAAGTATTCGAGAAATGATTTTTGAAAAAATCAGTGTTTTTAATGAAAAATTAGAATTAAAGATATTTGAAAAAATAAATTCCCCATTTGTGATAAATTATACGCATAATAATAAAATAGCGTCTTTAGTTGGATTTTCTTCTGAAATTCAAAAATCAATTGCAAAAAATATTGCTATGCATATTACAGCTATGAATCCAATAGCTATAGATAAAAAAGAAATCCCAGAAAATTTAATGCAAAAAGAATTAGAAATTATTCGATTTCAGATAGAAAAAGAAAAACAACCAGATCAAATAAAGAAAAAAATAATTTTGGGAAAAATAAAAAAATTTATAATGGATAATACTTTATTGAATCAAAGATATATAAAAGATAACAAGATAACTATTCAAGAATATATGAATAGATCATTTTCGAAAAATATAAAAATAAATTCTTATAAAAGAATAAGTATTTCCTAAATGAAAAAATTGATATTGATAATTTTAGATGGATGGGGGTTAGCTTCTTCTGAAAAATATTATCGATCTGCTATTCATATGGCTAAAACCCCATTTATAGATTATTGTTATAAACATTATCCATTTAGTCAATTACAAGCATCTGGTTTATCTGTAGGATTACCAGAAGGACAAATGGGAAATTCAGAAGTAGGTCATATAAATTTAGGATCTGGTAGAAAAGTAATTCAAAGTTTAGAAGAAATAAATAATTCTATTCAAAATAAACTTTTTCAAAAAAAAGTAAATTCTATTTTTGATTATGTTTTGGATACTAAAAAAAGAATTCATTTTATTGGTTTATTATCAGATGGAGGAGTACATTCGCATATAAATCATCTTTTTTATTTGCTTAAAATAGTTCATCAAAAAAGGATCAAGAATGTTTTTGTACATGCATTTACAGATGGACGTGATACTTCTCCTAAAAAAGGAATTTTTTATTTAAAAAATCTTTTATCTTTTATGAAAAAAAATATTGGAAAATTATCTTCTGTTATTGGAAGATATTATTCAATGGATCGAGATAAAAGATGGGAAAGGACTAAAATAGCATATGATGCTATCGTTCATTCAAAAGGATATTATTGTAAATACGATAATATATTGAGATATATAGAAGATTCTTATAATAAAGGAATTACTGATGAATTTTTAAAACCTATAATAAGTATTGATAATTTTGGAAATCCTATTTCTAAAATAAAAAAAGAAGATGTAGTTTTTTGTTTTAATTTCCGTTCAGATCGATCAAGGCAATTAACAGAATTTTTAACAAATAATCTTGAAAAAAATTCGAAGAGTAATTCTCTATTTAAAATAGATGAATTAAATTTATATTATATAACTATGACTTGTTATAATCCTGAATATAAAAATGTTTATGTTCTTTTCAAGAAAAAAAATTTATCAAATACTTTAGGAGAAATATTAGAAAAAGAAGGGAAGAAACAAATTCGTATATCTGAAACCGAAAAATATCCACATGTTACTTTTTTTTTCTCAGGAGGACGTGAAATTCCATTTTTTGGAGAAACTCGTATTTTATGTAAATCTCCTAAAGTTAGTACTTATGACTTAAAACCTGAAATGAATGCAAAACAAATTGTAAATAAAATTATTCCTGAATTAAAAAGAAAAGAGGTTGATTTTATTTGTTTAAACTTTGCAAATCCAGATATGGTAGGTCATACTGGAAAAATGAAAGAAACAATAAAAGCATGTGAATTTGTTGATTATTGTACAAAAATTTGTTCCGAAGAAGCTATCAAAAATTCATATACAGTTATTATAGTTGGAGATCATGGAAATGCAGATTATATGATTAATTCTGATGGAAGTCCAAATACTTCTCATTCTAATTCTTTTGTTCCTTTTATTCTTTTAGATCAAATGTTTAAAAATAATAAAAATATTCTTTTAAAAAAAATTGCATCTTTATCAGATGTTACTCCTACTATTCTTCAATTAATGAATTTACCGAAACCTAATATGATGAACGGAATATCTATAATAAAAAAGATAATTAAATAGATAGATATATATATGGTTAAAACAATTGAAGAAATCATTCTTATAAAGAAAAGTGCTTTTTTAGCATCAAAAACATTAGGAATGTTGACAAAAAAAGTAAAACCAGGTATAAATACTCTTTATTTAGATAAACTTGCTGAAACTTTTATTCGTGATCATGGAGGGACTCCTGCTTTTTTAGGATTATATGATTTTCCAAATACTTTATGTGTTTCTCCAAATTACCAAGTTGTACATGGAGTTCCTAATCAAAATCCTTTATATGAAGGAGACATTTTATCTATAGATTGTGGTGTATATATGAATGGATTTTATGGCGAACATGCTTATACTTTTGAAGTTGGAAATGTTTCAAATAATATAAAAAAATTTCTTAATTGTTCCAAAAAATCTCTTTATATTGGATTATCTAAATGTAAAAAAGGGAATTATGTTGGAGATATAGGATATTCTATACAATCTTGTATTGAAAATGATGGATATAGTGTAGTAAAAAATCTTGTAGGTCATGGATTAGGAAAAAAAATGCATGAAAATCCTCAAATACCTAATTTTGGAAAAAAAGGGAAAGGTTTAAAATTAAAGGAAGGTTTTGTTCTTTCTATAGAACCAATGGTTAATAAAGGAAATCCTGAAATTATTTTTCATAAAGATGGTTGGACTATTACAACTTTAGATAGAGATCTTTCTGCTCATTTTGAACATAATGTAGCTATTGTTGATGGACTGCCTTGTTTACTTTCTACTTACCGTTATATTTATAATGAACTTAATATTCATTCTTTAGAAGAAGTACCCTTTCAAAATGAAAAAATTTATATTGATAATTTTTAATTAAATTTTTGAATTTTAATTGTAATTTGTTATTAATTAATATAATTTGTTTCCTTTGTATATTCTCAAAAAAATTGAAATAAAACATGCCTACTATACAACAATTAATTAGAAAGGGAAGATCATCTATTTTAAAAAAAAGAAAATCTGTTGCATTAGGATTTTGTCCTCAAAAAAGAGGTGTTTGTACACGTGTTTATACAACTACTCCAAAAAAACCTAATTCTGCTATGCGAAAAGTTGCTCGTGTTCGTTTTACAAATGGTAAAGAAGTTATTTGTTACATAACTGGAGAAGGTCATAATCTTCAAGAACATTCTATAGTATTAGTCAAAGGAGGTAGAGTAAAGGATTTACCAGGAGTAAAATATAAAATAGTCCGAGGAGCTCGTGATACAGCTGGTGTAAATGGAAGAAAAAAGAGCAGAAGTAAGTATGGAGCTAAAATTTCTAAAAAAGAAAAATAATTTCTATCTAAAATGAGAAAAATAAAGAAAAAAAGAAAAATATATTTTCCTGATCCAAAATTTAATGATCCTCTAGTATCTCGTTTTATTAATCATTTAATGAAAAATGGAAAAAAAAATCTAGCATATAAAATATTTTATGATGCTATGAAAAAAATAGAAAAAGTTAAAGAAAAAGAAGAAAAATCAGCATTAGAAATATGGAAAAATGGATTAAAAAATGTAATGCCTCATGTAGAGGTAAAAAGTCGTCGTATGGGAGGATCTAATATTCAAATTCCTATTCCTATTTCTTCCAATAGTAAAATAACAAAAGCTATGAAATTACTTATATCTTGTGCATCTATTAGAAATGAAAAAAAAATGTCAAGTAAGTTAGCTTTTGAAATATTAGATGCACATAAAGAACAAGGAGAAGCCGTGAAAAGAAAAGAAAATATCCATAAAATGGCCGAAGCTAATAAAGCTTTTTCTCATTTTAGATTTTAGAAAAATGGAAAGGAACTTAAAATATACAAGGAATATAGGAATTGCGGCACATATTGACGCAGGTAAAACTACAACTACAGAAAGAATTTTATTTTATACTGGAATAAATCATAAAATTGGTGAGGTCCATGATGGTGCTGCAACAATGGATTGGATGTTACAAGAACAAGAACGTGGAATTACTATTACTTCTGCAGCTACATTTTGTGAATGGATATACAAAAATAAAAAATATCAAATTAATATTATTGATACTCCTGGTCATGTTGATTTCACTGTAGAAGTAGAAAGGTCATTGAGAATATTAGATGGAATGGTGGTTTTATTTAGTGCAGTAGATGGTGTAGAGCCTCAATCAGAAACAATATGGAGGCAAGCAGATAAATACAATATTCCTAGAATAGCTTTTGTAAATAAAATGGATCGTCAAGGATCAGATTTTTTTAATGTTTGTTTACAAATGAAAAAAATGTTGGGAGCTAATTCTATTCCATTACAAATTCCTATTGGAGATGGAGATAATTTTATTGGAGTTGTAGATTTAATATCTAATAAAGCTATTATATGGGATGAAAATAATTATGGTATTACCTATCAAGAAGGGCCTATTCCATTTAAAATGAAGAATATTGTAAAAAAATATCAAAATAAGATTATTGAATCTTTATCGGAGTATGATGATGTGATTATGGAAAAATTTTTGTATAATTCTTCTTCTATTTCTGAAGAAGAAATTATAACTTCTTTGCAAAAGAATACAATAAATATGAGGATAATTCCTGTATTTTGCGGTTCTTCTTTTAAGAATAAAGGAGTACAAGCAATGTTAGATGGAGTATGTCGTTACCTTCCTTCTCCTCTTGAAGTTAAAGATATTGTAGGAGTTAATCCTATTAATCAAAAAATAGAAACGAGAAAAGCTAGTGAAAAAGAACCTTTTTCAGCTTTAGCGTTTAAAATATCTAGTGATCCATTTGTAGGGCGTTTAGCTTTTTTTAGAGTATATTCTGGGAGAGTTCATGCTGGATCATATAGTTTGAATACAAGATCTGGAAATAAAGAGCGTATTTCTAGAATATATCAAATGCATGCTAATAAACAAAATCCTATTTGTAGGATTGGCGCAGGAGATATTGCTGCTATAGTAGGATTTAAAGATATTAAAACAGGGGATACTTTATGTGATGAAAAATTTCCAATTCTTTTAGAGAGTATATCTTTTCCAGATCCAGTTATTGGTATAGCTATTGAACCTAAACTTAAGTCAGATATAGATAAAATGAGTTTAGCACTATCTAAATTAATGGAAGAAGATCCGACTTTTCAAGTACGTACGGATAATTATACTGGACAAACTATTATTTCTGGGATGGGGGAATTACATTTAGAAATTCTTGTAGACCGTATGAAAAGAGAATTTAAAGTAGAAGTTAATCAGGGAAAACCACAAGTAGAATATAAGGAAGCTTTAACAGATTTAGTAGAACATAGAGAAATTTATAAAAAACAAACAGGAGGTAGAGGAAAATATGCAGATATATTATTTCGAGTAGAGCCAGGACCCTTAGGTACATCTGGATTAGAATTTATTAATAAAATAAAAGGTGGAAATATACCTAAAGAATATATTCCTTCTATAGAAAAAGGATGTAAAGAAATGATGAAAAATGGTCCTTTATCAGGATATGAAATTGACAGTGCAAAAGTTACAGTATTAGATGGATCTTATCATTCTGTAGATTCGGATCAGTTATCTTTTGAAATAGCGGGAAAACTTGGTTTTAAAGAAGCCGTAAAAAAATCTAATCCTGTTTTATTAGAACCGATTATGAAGTTAGAAGTAATAATTCCAGAAGAAAATATGGGGGATATTATAGGAGATTTAAATCGAAGAAGAGGAATGATTCGAAATATGGATAATCGAAAAAATATAAAAGTGATTCAAGCATTAGTCCCTTTATCTGAAATGTTTGGATATGTTACTATATTACGTACGCTTTCTTCTGGAAGGGGAAATTCAGTTATGGAATTTTCTCATTATGATATAGTGCCAAAAAATATTATGGATAACATTATTATGGGAAATTATTATGTAACTAATCAAGAAAAAAAACAATAAAAAATAAATAATATTGATAATATGGGTCATAATATAAAAATTAAATTAAAGTCTTACGATTATAATTTATTAGATAAGTCTGCTGAAAGAATTGTAAGCTCTGTACTACCAACAGGAGTTGTTTTGAATGGGCCAGTCCCATTACCTACTGAAAAAAAAATATTTACAGTTTTACGTTCTCCCCATGTAAATAAAAAGTCTAGAGAACAATTTCTTCTTCCAACTCATAAAAGACTTTTACAAATTCATAATGCATCGTCTAAAACAGTAGATGCTTTGATGAAATTAGAATTACCAAGTGGAGTTGAAGCTGAAATTAAAGTATAAATATATAAAATGAATGGGTTAATAGGGATCCATCTTGGTATGAGTAGTTTTTTTTCCCGAGATGGAAAAAATATTCCATGTACTATTATAAAAATTGGTCCATGTTATATAGTACAGATAAAAACTATAAAACAAGATGGTTATTCATCTATTCAATTAGGAATAGAAGATAAAAAGAAAAAACATACGACTAATTCTTTAAAAGGACATTTTAAAAAAGCGGGACTTACTCCAAAAAAAAAACTTATAGAAATTAGAGATATTTCTTTGATAGATAAAAAATCTTTTAAATTAGGTAGTAAAATAAATCCAGATTTCCTTATAGAAGGAGAATTAGTAGACGTAAAAGGAATTTCTAAAGGTAAAGGATTTCAAGGTGTAGTAAAAAGACATAAATTTTCAGGAGTTGGAGAAAGAACTCATGGTCAACATAATCGTTTAAGATCACCTGGATCTGTTGGAGCAGGATCTGATCCATCACGTATTTTTAAAGGAAAAAAAATGGCTGGAAGAATGGGGGGTGAAAATGTAACTATTCAAAATTTGAAAATATTAAAAATAGATATATCTCAAAATATTTTAATATTAAAGGGGGCTGTTCCAGGAAATAAAAATTCATATTTAATGATTAAGAAAAAAAAATGGAATTAAAAATTTTGGATATTCAAGGAAATTATACAGATCGAAAAATTGAATTTAATGAAAATTTTTTTGGTAAAAAATCTTATGATCATTCTATTTATTTGGAAATAAAAAGATATTTATCTGCACAGCGTCAAGGAACACATAAATCTAAAGAAAGAGGAGATTTATCTGGAAGTACTAGAAAATTACATAGGCAAAAAGGAACTGGTGGATCTAGAAAAGGTGATATTAAAAATCCTTTATTTAGAGGAGGTGGAAGAATTTTTGGACCACGTCCTAGACATTATTTTGAAAAAATAAATAAATTAACAAAGAATTTAGTAAAAAAAACAATTATAGGATATAAACTAAAGGAAAATAAAGTAAAAATTATAGAAGATTTTCAATTAAAAATTCCAAAAACTAAATTTATATTGAAAATATTGAAATTTTTAAAATTAGAAGATAAAAACTCATTAATGATAATTGGAAAACCAAATAAAAATTTATATTTATCATCTAGAAATTTAAAAAATTTTAAATTATTAAATATCAATGAATTAAATAGTTATTCTTTATTAAATTCTTTATATATTATTTTGTCCGAAAATTCAATGGAAAAAATTTATGAAATATTGAATAATTAGTTATATATGATTTTAATAAAACCTGTTATTACGGATAAATCTTCTATGAATGAAGAACAAATTTGTTATACTTTTTTTGTATGTATAAAAAGTAATAAAAATCAAATTAAAAAAGAAATAAATAAAGTATTTGGTGTTACTACAAAAAAAATTCGAACTATAATTTATCCTAGAAAAGATAAATCTAAATATACTAAAAAAGGATTTCTATATGGAAAAACAATTAGATTTAAAAAAGCTATTATTCAATTAAAAGAAAATCAAAAAATTGATTTTATTAATCAAAAAAAAATCTAAATGTCAGTTAAAAAAATAAAACCTACAACACCTAGTCAACGGTTTAAAATTATCAATAATTTTGATGAAATTACAAATTTTAATCCAGAAAAGTCTTTGACGAAAGGAAAATGTAAATCTGGAGGTAGAAATAATTTTGGAAGAATGACTATGCGTTATGTTGGAGGGGGACATAAAAAAAAATATAGAATTATTGATTTTAAAAGAAGAAAATTTGGAATATCTGCTATTATAAAATCTATAGAATATGACCCAAATCGATCTTCTTTTATTTCTCTTTTACATTATAAAGATGGAGAAAAAAGTTATATTATAGCTATAAATGGATTTAAAATAGGACAACAAGTGATATCTGGAAAAGAAGTTCCTTTTAATATAGGTAATTCTACTTTTTTAAGTGAAATTCCATTAGGAACAAATATTTCTTGTATAGAATTAATTCCTGGACAAGGTGCTAAAATAGCTAGAAGTGCAGGATCTTATGCTCAATTATTTGCAAAAGAAGGAAAGTATGCAACTATAAAATTTCCTTCTGGAGAATTAAGAATCGTCATGGTTTCTTGTATGGCTACTATCGGTATAGTTTCCAATTTAGATCATCAGTTAGAAATATATGGAAAAGCTGGTAAAAAACGCCATCTTGGAAGAAGACCTAGAACTAGAGGAGTAGCTATGAATCCAGTAGATCATCCAATGGGAGGAGGAGAAGGTAAAGCTTCTGGTGGAATACCTAGAAGTAGAAAAGGATTACCTTCTAAAGGATTTAGAACACGTAATAAAAATAAATATTCAAATAAATATATTTTACAAAGAAGAAAAAAATAAATTTTTTATATTATGGCAAGATCATTAAAGAAAGGACCATTTGTTTCTCAACAATTGTATAAAAAAGTTTTGAAAAATATTAAACTTGAAAAAAAATCTATCATTAAAACATGGTCCAGACCATCTACAATTCTTCCAGATTTTGTAGGACAAACTTTTGCGGTTCATAATGGAAGACAATTTATTAATGTGTATATTACAGAAAATATGATTGGTCATAAATTAGGTGAATTTTCTCCTACTCGTACTTTTAGAGGCCATTCCGGTTCTAAAAATAGATTAAAGGTAAAAAATTAGAATTTTCTTAAAAAAAATGAATTTTAAAGAACAAACTATTGTTTCAGGATCTTTAAATAGAATTCGTAGTTCTCCAAGAAAAATAAGATTAGTAGTTGATATTATTCGAAATAAAGAAATTAAAAATGCTTTGGATATACTAAAATATAGTAAAAAACATAGAATTTCTATTTCATTAAGAAAATTGCTTATTTCTATATTATCCAATTATAAGAAAAAATATATGGAAGATGATATTGATGAAAAATCTTTATATATAAAGGAAATTAGAGTTGATCAAGGAAAAACTTTAAAAAGATTACGTCCTGTACCTCAAGGTAGAGGTCATAGAATTAGAAAAAGATCAAGTAATGTAGTAGTTACTTTAGGAAAAATAAAATAAATGTAATGTAAAATATATATGGGACAAAAAACAAATCCAATTGTTAATCGATTGGGGATTGTTATGGGATGGCAATCTAGTTGGTGTAATAATTATAAGGATAGAATACAAGAGGATTTTAAAGTTAGAAGGTATATAGAAGCTCGTTTACTTAAAGGAATTGTTTCTCGAGTTTTTATAGATAGAACTTTGAAATTTATAACGATAACTATTAGAACTTCGAGACCAGCTCTTGTTATAGGAAAAAGAGGGGAAGAAGTGGATACTATTAGAAAAGAATTAAGAAAATTGACTAAAAAAGAAGTTCAAATTAATATATCTGAAGTAAGAAGACCAGAATTAGATGCACCTCTAGTAGCTAAAGGATTAGTTAGACAATTGGAAAATAGAATATCTTATAAAAAAGTAATTAAATTATCTATTATCTCAGCTATGAGAATGAATGCTCAAGGTATAAAAATTCAGATTTCTGGAAGATTGAATGGATCTGATATGGCTAGACGAGAATCTTATAAAGAAGGGAGAATTTCTCTTGGAACTTTTCGGGCAGATGTAGATTATCATATGGCAGTAGCTCATACAGTTTATGGAAGCATCGGGGTAAAAGTTTGGATTATGAAAGGAGAAATATATGGAAAAAAAGAATTATCTCCATTATTTGGATTACAACAAAAAAAATCACGTTTTTATAATAATAAATTTTCTTCTTTTAATAGAAATAAAAAAGTATAATTTTATGATTTTATTATATAATTAATTTGATTATATAGTTATTATTTTTATTTATGTTACAACCAAAAAAAACAAAATATAAAAAAAATCAAAAAGGAAGAATACGTGGTAATGCTTCAAAAGGGCTTATTCTTTCAAGAGGATTATATGGAATAAAAGCAATGGAAGGTGCGTGGATTACATCTAGACAATTAGAAGCTGCTCGTGTAGCGGCTACTAGATATATGAAAAGAGAGGGAAGATTGTGGATAAATATTTTTCCAGATAAACCAATAACAAAAAAACCACAAGAAGTTCGTATGGGAAAAGGAAAAGGTCCTGTAGAATTTTGGGTATCTGTTGTTAAGCCTGGAAGAATATTATTTGAAATAGATGGTGTAGAAATGATAATTGCTAAGGAAGCATTAAGATTAGCTTCTCAAAAATTTCCTATAAAAATGAAATTTATTTTTTCAAAAGAATTTGTAGAATGAAAAAATATTCGGAAATTCAAATTTTATCTGTTAATGATATTCAAACGAATATAAAAATTCAAAAAAAAAATTATCAAAAAATGAAATTTGATCAAGTTTTAAATTTAAAAAAAAA
The nucleotide sequence above comes from Blattabacterium clevelandi. Encoded proteins:
- the rpmC gene encoding 50S ribosomal protein L29, producing MKKYSEIQILSVNDIQTNIKIQKKNYQKMKFDQVLNLKKNFVKIRILRRYIAKLKTELNKKINDNKSGK
- the rpsC gene encoding 30S ribosomal protein S3 encodes the protein MGQKTNPIVNRLGIVMGWQSSWCNNYKDRIQEDFKVRRYIEARLLKGIVSRVFIDRTLKFITITIRTSRPALVIGKRGEEVDTIRKELRKLTKKEVQINISEVRRPELDAPLVAKGLVRQLENRISYKKVIKLSIISAMRMNAQGIKIQISGRLNGSDMARRESYKEGRISLGTFRADVDYHMAVAHTVYGSIGVKVWIMKGEIYGKKELSPLFGLQQKKSRFYNNKFSSFNRNKKV
- the rplP gene encoding 50S ribosomal protein L16 gives rise to the protein MLQPKKTKYKKNQKGRIRGNASKGLILSRGLYGIKAMEGAWITSRQLEAARVAATRYMKREGRLWINIFPDKPITKKPQEVRMGKGKGPVEFWVSVVKPGRILFEIDGVEMIIAKEALRLASQKFPIKMKFIFSKEFVE